In the Qipengyuania pelagi genome, one interval contains:
- a CDS encoding TrbG/VirB9 family P-type conjugative transfer protein, protein MIRPVATALALVLASAGPLAAPAHADDARLVEVRYDESRVVRINGQVKVQATIKFAEDEAIENVAIGDSESWQVTPNKRANLLFVKPLSPRASTNMTVVTNERTYLFDLVASPSARPIYVLSFTYPEKPKPIELPGEAQLADARTSTEIAAAQDPLAVQDPAELNFAWAASGDAALLPVRTFDDGEAVFMTWPEGRAVPAILMAGPKGSEGPVNFTVRGDTIVVDGVPSEIVLRSGEDRAVLVYSGPDLAERRAATSARTGTAGSTFASAKEMK, encoded by the coding sequence ATGATCCGCCCGGTCGCAACCGCGCTCGCCCTCGTTCTCGCATCCGCAGGCCCGCTCGCCGCGCCCGCCCACGCCGACGATGCGCGCCTCGTCGAGGTGCGCTACGACGAAAGCCGCGTCGTGCGCATCAACGGCCAGGTAAAGGTCCAGGCGACGATCAAGTTCGCCGAGGACGAGGCGATCGAGAACGTCGCGATCGGCGATTCCGAAAGCTGGCAGGTCACGCCCAACAAGCGCGCCAACCTCCTGTTCGTGAAGCCGCTCAGCCCGCGCGCCTCGACCAATATGACCGTCGTCACGAACGAGCGGACCTATCTGTTCGACCTCGTCGCCTCGCCGTCCGCGCGACCGATTTATGTGCTGAGCTTCACCTATCCCGAAAAGCCCAAGCCCATCGAACTGCCCGGCGAAGCGCAGCTGGCCGATGCCCGCACCTCGACCGAGATCGCCGCCGCGCAGGATCCGCTGGCCGTGCAGGACCCGGCCGAGCTCAATTTCGCATGGGCCGCCAGCGGCGATGCGGCGCTGCTGCCGGTGCGCACCTTCGACGATGGCGAGGCGGTGTTCATGACCTGGCCCGAAGGCAGAGCGGTTCCCGCCATCCTGATGGCCGGACCCAAGGGGTCCGAAGGGCCGGTGAATTTCACGGTGCGCGGCGATACGATCGTGGTCGACGGCGTGCCGAGCGAGATCGTGCTGCGATCGGGCGAGGATCGCGCGGTGCTGGTCTATTCCGGCCCGGACCTCGCGGAACGCAGGGCGGCTACCTCTGCAAGAACCGGCACCGCCGGATCGACCTTCGCGTCGGCTAAGGAGATGAAATGA
- a CDS encoding type IV secretion system protein VirB3, with protein sequence MSQLVRHPVHRALTRPQMFAGVTFNYFIINGMVTTEAFLITGSWLALLVFAVMHGIGYFACLREPRIFDLWITKVSKCPRVKNYNKWGCNSYAA encoded by the coding sequence ATGAGCCAGCTGGTCCGCCATCCCGTCCACCGCGCGCTCACCCGCCCGCAGATGTTCGCGGGCGTGACGTTCAATTACTTCATCATCAACGGGATGGTGACGACCGAGGCGTTTCTGATCACCGGCAGCTGGCTGGCGCTGCTGGTCTTCGCGGTGATGCATGGGATCGGCTATTTCGCCTGCCTTCGCGAACCGCGGATCTTCGATCTGTGGATCACGAAAGTGTCCAAATGCCCGCGAGTGAAGAATTACAACAAGTGGGGCTGCAACAGCTACGCTGCCTAG
- a CDS encoding type IV secretion system protein: MSVDCAQIAAQAGSGVAAALRAVDCTAGQVTSEAFGRLFAPGGSMATVLTILLTLYIAIFGLQLLTGRSSLGVRALTPRMITIGLVLTFATSWVAYQSVVWNLVVGGPNQLAGILTGVDGSATDVFAQKIDVVFLAIQEASQGQDDISAFSPPGMMWMGAMLFMLGTLGLLVTAKIALAILLALGPVFVVMALFNGTRGLFAGWLKGVVMLALAPLFAVLGGTIMLELAVPILSRLVATPGEINAQAAMGFFMIGAVHVALMFLVLKTTATMVGGWTVFGLAGSDKDRDAGVNTAAVPAAQTAAAYNARQTEAAQAASNSMAQARQINLSAQQVASAANDGAGGAGYAGGSGGARTVKVFATASGGAQAAPLKSGPSRAQGVGSRFRSPEAARNGAKSLETKS, encoded by the coding sequence ATGAGCGTCGATTGCGCACAGATCGCCGCACAGGCGGGCTCAGGCGTCGCGGCGGCGCTGCGCGCGGTCGATTGCACGGCGGGGCAGGTCACGTCCGAAGCCTTTGGGCGCCTGTTCGCGCCTGGCGGATCGATGGCGACGGTGCTGACGATTCTGCTGACGCTCTATATCGCGATCTTCGGCCTCCAGCTCCTTACCGGCCGGTCGAGCCTCGGCGTGCGGGCGCTGACGCCGCGCATGATCACGATCGGTCTCGTGCTGACTTTCGCGACCAGCTGGGTCGCCTATCAAAGCGTGGTCTGGAACCTCGTGGTCGGCGGGCCGAACCAGCTGGCGGGCATCCTCACCGGCGTCGACGGTTCCGCCACGGATGTCTTCGCGCAGAAGATCGACGTGGTCTTCCTCGCCATTCAGGAAGCGAGCCAGGGGCAGGACGACATCTCGGCCTTTTCCCCGCCGGGGATGATGTGGATGGGCGCGATGCTGTTCATGCTCGGCACGCTGGGCCTCCTCGTCACTGCCAAGATCGCGCTTGCGATTCTGCTGGCGCTCGGCCCTGTCTTCGTCGTCATGGCGCTGTTCAACGGCACGCGCGGGCTGTTCGCAGGCTGGCTGAAGGGCGTCGTGATGCTGGCGCTGGCGCCGCTGTTCGCGGTGCTCGGCGGGACGATCATGCTCGAACTCGCCGTGCCGATCCTCAGCAGGCTGGTGGCGACGCCGGGCGAGATAAACGCCCAGGCGGCGATGGGCTTCTTCATGATCGGGGCGGTGCATGTCGCGCTGATGTTCCTCGTCCTCAAGACGACCGCGACGATGGTAGGCGGCTGGACGGTGTTCGGCCTCGCGGGATCGGACAAGGACCGTGACGCCGGTGTCAACACAGCCGCCGTTCCTGCGGCCCAGACCGCCGCCGCCTATAATGCGCGCCAGACCGAAGCCGCGCAGGCGGCCAGCAATTCGATGGCCCAGGCGCGACAGATCAATCTGTCGGCCCAGCAGGTCGCCTCTGCCGCCAATGACGGGGCAGGGGGCGCCGGTTACGCTGGTGGCAGCGGCGGCGCGCGCACGGTCAAGGTGTTCGCCACCGCTTCAGGCGGCGCTCAGGCAGCGCCGCTAAAATCCGGCCCGTCGCGCGCGCAGGGGGTGGGGAGCCGGTTCCGCTCGCCCGAAGCCGCGCGCAATGGAGCGAAATCCCTGGAGACAAAATCATGA
- a CDS encoding TrbI/VirB10 family protein translates to MRMAMRLPPKSEATGAANDVDPRDESEAEIIDLASRNAYPAVAAKKGKTEGLGMVAGIALVAGLGLVTLWSMNSARMAEPEGVGGQQAEAVPPPVEQVPEGVVIPEAAVTPAQPGFVQADPAPSPVYSAPPLVTPAPMGNPYASPTVVFDSGASPSTLAPGETGAPAGGESAVTAGNSPGDFASRVGGVGGAPARAQAMTNPGTTVTQGTLIPAVLETAIDTNVPGYVRAVVSQDVRSFDGTRVLVPRSSRLIGQYQSGIQGGQKRAYVIWTRLIRPDGASVNLASPAIGFDGTTGLAGKVSGDGFFSRFGSAMLLSVVGGLGTLASGGAGAVVLGGAGTSAAATAAQQDSQRSPTVRVRQGEPIRIFTARDLDFTQVS, encoded by the coding sequence ATGCGTATGGCCATGCGATTGCCGCCCAAGAGCGAAGCGACGGGCGCTGCCAACGATGTCGATCCGCGCGACGAGAGCGAGGCCGAGATCATCGATCTCGCGTCGCGCAACGCCTATCCTGCGGTTGCGGCCAAGAAGGGCAAGACCGAAGGGCTTGGGATGGTCGCGGGCATTGCTCTGGTCGCCGGGCTCGGGCTGGTGACGCTGTGGAGCATGAACTCGGCGCGCATGGCCGAGCCCGAGGGCGTCGGCGGCCAGCAGGCTGAGGCCGTGCCGCCACCGGTCGAACAGGTTCCCGAAGGCGTTGTCATACCGGAAGCCGCGGTGACTCCGGCGCAGCCCGGCTTCGTGCAGGCCGATCCGGCGCCGTCCCCGGTCTATTCCGCGCCGCCTCTGGTCACTCCGGCGCCGATGGGCAATCCCTATGCCAGCCCGACCGTGGTGTTCGATTCCGGCGCCTCGCCGTCGACGCTCGCTCCGGGTGAGACCGGGGCGCCCGCAGGTGGCGAGAGCGCGGTGACAGCGGGCAATTCGCCGGGCGATTTCGCCAGCCGCGTCGGCGGCGTCGGCGGCGCTCCCGCGCGCGCGCAGGCGATGACCAATCCCGGCACCACGGTGACGCAGGGCACGCTGATCCCCGCGGTGCTCGAAACCGCGATCGATACCAACGTCCCCGGCTATGTCCGCGCGGTCGTCAGCCAGGACGTGCGCAGTTTCGACGGGACGCGCGTGCTCGTGCCCCGGTCGAGCCGCCTGATCGGTCAGTACCAGTCGGGCATCCAAGGCGGGCAGAAGCGCGCCTATGTCATCTGGACGCGGCTGATCCGGCCCGACGGGGCCTCGGTCAATCTCGCTTCGCCCGCGATCGGCTTCGACGGGACGACGGGGCTCGCGGGCAAGGTTTCGGGCGACGGGTTCTTCAGCCGCTTCGGATCGGCCATGCTGCTGTCGGTCGTCGGCGGGCTCGGCACGCTGGCGAGCGGCGGAGCGGGTGCGGTCGTCCTCGGCGGGGCAGGCACCTCCGCTGCGGCCACGGCGGCCCAGCAGGACAGCCAGCGCAGCCCCACCGTGCGCGTGCGCCAGGGTGAGCCGATCCGCATCTTCACCGCGCGCGATCTCGATTTCACGCAGGTCAGCTGA
- a CDS encoding VirB4 family type IV secretion/conjugal transfer ATPase, with amino-acid sequence MSKWKGAAAWSAKEARAGDRLPYARLVDENTLLLRDGSVMTALQVPGLLFETEDSEALNAHAATREVMLRSTLDARFVMYHHVIRRRVEVDLEAAFPDPLSRHIDARWQERLGSGSLFINDQFITLIRRPARGKAGWVERTAKAWKKRGKGGSEVEVDPKDLRSLRAAATGLAASLSAYGAQPLGDYAGPNGTTNNELLELLSALYNGEMRPVRRPGDDVDIGHMLPYRRVSFGLDALEQRGSGAPDFSAILGLKEYPEATTPGLLDALLRLPYEMIVSESYAPQERQTARERMDLAIRRLKSADEEAAAERGDMLAARDALGAGSVGFGDHHLTVLVRERDLARLDDAAAACAAAISDTGAIAVREDTNLEPSFWGQFPGNEGYLVRRALISSANMASFGSLHGFALGKPDGNHWGEAVTLLQTTSSTPFFFNFHHGDLGNFSVIGPSGSGKTVVMNFLAAQAQKFKPRTVLFDKDRGAELFIRGIGGRYDSIRSGEPTGFNPLALPDTPGNRGFLRDWLSVMLKAEGPEEDAIIATAVDAAYHNDGSLRRLRHFKELLSGARRPQPGDLADRLAAWIGDGEHGWLFDNAEDRLDLSARVLGFDMTALLENPKLRTPTMMYLFHRIEERLDGDPTMILIDEGWKALDDEIFAARIRDWLKTLRKRNALVGFATQSARDALESRISTALVEQTATMIFMPNSRARPEDYCDGFGLTQHELALIRTLPAHSRCFLIRQPDASVVVRLDLSGAPEVLTVLSGRESAVRRLDLLRSAVGDAPADWFPTLTGAPWPGDAGDAWADLPEALEAQKLAAE; translated from the coding sequence ATGAGCAAGTGGAAAGGAGCAGCGGCCTGGAGCGCGAAGGAAGCGCGCGCCGGTGATCGGCTGCCCTATGCCCGCCTGGTCGACGAAAACACGCTGCTGCTGCGCGATGGCAGCGTGATGACGGCCCTGCAGGTCCCCGGCCTGCTGTTCGAGACCGAGGACAGCGAGGCGCTGAACGCCCACGCCGCCACGCGCGAGGTGATGCTGCGTTCGACGCTGGATGCGCGCTTCGTCATGTATCATCACGTGATCCGCCGCCGGGTCGAGGTCGATCTCGAAGCGGCCTTTCCCGATCCGCTCAGCCGCCATATCGATGCGCGCTGGCAGGAACGGCTGGGATCGGGATCGCTCTTCATCAACGACCAGTTCATCACGCTGATCCGTCGCCCCGCGCGGGGCAAGGCGGGCTGGGTCGAACGCACCGCCAAGGCCTGGAAGAAGAGGGGCAAGGGTGGCTCCGAAGTCGAGGTCGATCCCAAGGACCTGCGCTCGCTGCGCGCCGCCGCGACCGGGCTGGCCGCTTCGCTTTCGGCCTATGGGGCGCAGCCGCTGGGCGATTATGCCGGGCCGAACGGCACCACCAATAACGAGCTGCTCGAGCTGCTTTCGGCGCTGTATAATGGCGAGATGCGGCCCGTGCGCCGTCCGGGCGACGATGTCGATATCGGCCACATGCTGCCCTATCGCCGGGTCAGCTTCGGGCTGGACGCGCTGGAGCAGCGCGGATCGGGCGCGCCCGATTTCTCCGCGATCCTGGGCCTCAAGGAATATCCCGAAGCGACCACGCCGGGCCTGCTCGATGCGCTGCTGCGCCTGCCTTACGAGATGATCGTGAGCGAGAGCTACGCCCCGCAGGAGCGCCAGACCGCGCGCGAGCGGATGGATCTGGCGATCCGTCGCCTCAAATCCGCCGACGAGGAAGCGGCCGCCGAACGCGGCGATATGCTGGCCGCGCGCGATGCACTGGGCGCGGGGTCGGTCGGTTTCGGCGATCATCACCTGACCGTGCTGGTGCGCGAGCGCGATCTGGCGCGGCTGGACGATGCCGCCGCCGCCTGTGCCGCCGCGATCAGCGACACCGGCGCGATCGCCGTGCGCGAGGACACCAATCTCGAACCGAGCTTCTGGGGCCAGTTCCCCGGAAACGAGGGCTATCTGGTGCGCCGCGCGCTGATCTCCAGCGCCAATATGGCGAGCTTCGGCAGCTTGCACGGCTTCGCCCTCGGCAAGCCCGACGGCAACCACTGGGGCGAGGCGGTCACGCTGCTCCAGACCACCAGCTCCACCCCCTTCTTCTTCAATTTCCACCACGGCGATCTGGGCAATTTCTCGGTCATCGGTCCGTCGGGATCGGGCAAGACCGTGGTGATGAATTTCCTCGCCGCGCAGGCGCAGAAGTTCAAGCCCCGCACGGTCCTGTTCGACAAGGATCGCGGCGCGGAACTGTTCATTCGCGGGATCGGCGGGCGCTATGATTCGATCCGTTCGGGCGAGCCGACCGGGTTCAATCCGCTCGCATTGCCCGATACGCCGGGCAATCGCGGCTTCCTGCGCGATTGGCTCAGCGTCATGCTGAAGGCCGAGGGGCCGGAAGAAGACGCGATCATCGCCACTGCGGTCGATGCGGCCTATCACAATGACGGGTCGCTGCGGCGGCTGCGGCATTTCAAGGAATTGCTGTCGGGCGCGCGCCGTCCGCAGCCGGGCGATCTGGCCGACCGGCTCGCCGCGTGGATCGGGGATGGCGAGCATGGCTGGCTGTTCGACAATGCGGAGGACCGGCTCGATCTCAGCGCCCGCGTGCTCGGTTTCGACATGACCGCGCTGCTCGAAAATCCCAAGCTGCGCACGCCGACCATGATGTATCTCTTCCACCGCATCGAAGAGCGGCTGGACGGCGATCCGACGATGATCCTGATCGACGAGGGCTGGAAGGCGCTCGACGACGAGATTTTCGCGGCGCGCATCCGTGACTGGCTGAAGACGCTGCGTAAGCGCAACGCGCTGGTCGGTTTCGCCACGCAGAGCGCGCGCGACGCATTGGAAAGCCGCATCTCGACTGCGCTGGTCGAACAGACCGCGACGATGATCTTCATGCCCAACAGCCGTGCGCGGCCCGAGGATTATTGCGACGGTTTCGGCCTGACGCAGCACGAGCTGGCGCTGATCCGCACTCTGCCTGCGCACAGCCGGTGTTTCCTGATCCGCCAGCCCGATGCGAGCGTCGTCGTCCGGCTGGACCTGTCGGGTGCGCCCGAAGTGCTCACCGTCCTGTCGGGCCGCGAAAGCGCGGTGCGCCGTCTCGACCTGTTGCGCTCGGCGGTGGGCGACGCGCCTGCCGACTGGTTCCCGACGCTCACCGGCGCGCCCTGGCCGGGCGATGCGGGTGATGCCTGGGCCGACCTTCCCGAAGCGCTCGAAGCCCAGAAACTGGCCGCCGAATGA
- a CDS encoding lytic transglycosylase domain-containing protein, with protein MIRAVSAGRLSRTVLRGAVLLGAALVGAQTLIAVPAKADVLQIDDGAARWIAGGSPEALPETAVLAVDDGALEAIEGLMLPDRAVADPRLHAMGVPQNYRAKVDELAARFDLSPSLIEALVWQESRWRHDARSPVGARGLAQLMPGTARDLGVNPDDPFANLEGGARYLREQIDRFDGDLEKALAAYNAGPGRVLRAGGIPRIRETQLYVAAIMGRLSDHSRE; from the coding sequence ATGATTCGAGCCGTTTCGGCAGGCAGATTATCGCGGACCGTCCTGCGCGGCGCTGTGCTGCTTGGCGCGGCCCTGGTCGGCGCACAGACCCTGATCGCGGTGCCGGCCAAGGCGGATGTCCTCCAGATCGACGATGGCGCCGCGCGCTGGATCGCCGGCGGCTCGCCCGAGGCTTTGCCCGAAACGGCGGTGCTCGCGGTCGATGATGGTGCCCTCGAAGCGATCGAGGGCCTCATGCTGCCCGATCGCGCGGTGGCCGATCCGCGCCTCCATGCGATGGGGGTGCCGCAAAACTATCGCGCCAAGGTCGACGAACTCGCCGCGCGCTTCGACCTCAGCCCGTCGCTGATCGAGGCGCTGGTCTGGCAGGAAAGCCGCTGGCGCCACGATGCCCGCTCGCCCGTCGGCGCGCGCGGCCTGGCCCAGCTGATGCCGGGCACCGCCCGCGACCTCGGCGTGAACCCTGACGATCCCTTCGCCAATCTGGAAGGCGGCGCGCGCTATCTGCGCGAACAGATCGACCGCTTCGATGGCGACTTGGAGAAAGCGCTGGCGGCCTATAATGCAGGGCCGGGGAGAGTGCTGCGCGCCGGGGGCATCCCGCGCATTCGCGAAACCCAGCTTTATGTCGCGGCCATTATGGGCCGCCTGTCCGATCATTCCCGGGAGTAG
- a CDS encoding TrbC/VirB2 family protein, whose protein sequence is MRSVFRAAALALLASPTAAFAQAADPAGSGPIVAALGWLQGTLLGNVATAVAVMAVAAVGFMMLTGRLNWRFGATVIIGVFILFGAASIVAGIQGAASGV, encoded by the coding sequence ATGCGTTCCGTATTCCGTGCCGCCGCTCTGGCGCTTCTGGCTTCCCCTACCGCCGCCTTCGCGCAGGCCGCCGATCCCGCCGGTTCGGGTCCGATCGTGGCCGCCCTCGGCTGGCTTCAGGGTACGCTGCTCGGCAATGTCGCCACGGCCGTCGCGGTGATGGCGGTGGCAGCGGTCGGCTTCATGATGCTGACCGGGCGGCTGAACTGGCGTTTCGGGGCGACCGTGATCATCGGCGTGTTCATCCTGTTCGGTGCGGCCTCCATCGTGGCGGGCATCCAGGGCGCGGCATCGGGCGTCTAG
- a CDS encoding TonB-dependent receptor, which produces MRVKATLLAGLCAGAFAIPAHAQSAGDSDLEDPQINSPTIIVTAQRQSQSLQEVPIAVSAFDAEALEAQQIENAADLQLTLPNVSFTKSNFTASSFTIRGIGDLCVGVTCDSATAIHTNGSPLFGTRLFETEYFDLERIEVLRGPQGTLFGRNATSGVVNVVTAKPEMGQFAGGGEFEYGNYDSIKAKGMINVPIGDTLAARVAGFYLNRDGFTTNLFDDSQIDGRDMYAVRGSLRFEPTASTTLDLMGFYFRENDDRLRIQKQLCQRDPTGVLGCLANRLDFDKTNANSTLATVLSSQELFRIQGIPAALGLGSVYGRDGYAGFDEPDDVRTVNTAFTPDYFADELQVQAHLDQEVGSMNLSLTGIYQETSVDSRQDYNLGVLDRSGYATALNTLAFFAANGVPTFPGSNAYFAPIAAALTPQGPGGPLCTSDNDDGNRGAFEGNSLCSSVPLAFDRSNQDQTAWSAEAILSSDFDGPFNFLIGGIYAETEVSENSYYVNSFGLDYATAILGTFSAFARGLPPSYLATSMYRNNTTDFKLESFGIFAEAYVDLTDRLSFTGGIRYNDDSKTVAARTTLANFLNPFSNDGDPFDSPFVGTFDADASTPGNQLLQERSVSFDAITGRAVLDYEISPDHNLYVSYSRGYKSGGINPPVAPEFNVNEFFGPEKVDAFEIGSKNIFLNGAAQINLTGFFYKYKGLQLSRIVNRTSVNDTIDADIYGAELETVFRPSDDLLINMNLSVLNAKVAGDQFFSNPRDPGGGDPNAVIIKDISNGSLCAVTGAGARAFVSAVNPALGLRAPTAFPSDGGIASTGAFSICSVLSQQAAAIGQAFGGIQVLSPGVEVNLRGNKLPQAPNLKASVGAQYTVRFDNDMSLVPRFDLALTGEQFGNVFNGRVNRIEPFVQANAQIQLNGPDNRFFVRGFIQNIFDANSVTGLYVTDASSGNFTNIFTLDPRRYGIAVGASF; this is translated from the coding sequence ATGAGGGTTAAGGCCACTCTATTGGCCGGTCTGTGCGCCGGCGCGTTCGCAATTCCGGCTCATGCGCAATCGGCAGGTGACAGCGATCTCGAAGATCCGCAAATCAATTCGCCGACCATCATCGTCACTGCCCAGCGCCAGAGCCAGAGCCTTCAGGAAGTCCCGATCGCAGTCAGCGCTTTCGACGCGGAGGCCCTGGAGGCCCAGCAGATCGAGAACGCGGCGGACCTCCAGCTGACGCTGCCCAACGTCTCCTTCACCAAATCCAATTTCACCGCCTCCAGCTTCACAATCCGCGGGATCGGCGATTTGTGCGTGGGCGTGACCTGCGACAGCGCCACCGCGATCCACACCAACGGATCGCCGCTGTTCGGCACGCGCCTGTTCGAGACCGAATATTTCGACCTCGAGCGGATCGAGGTGCTGCGTGGGCCGCAGGGCACGCTGTTCGGGCGCAACGCGACTTCGGGCGTGGTCAACGTCGTCACCGCGAAGCCCGAAATGGGCCAATTCGCCGGGGGGGGCGAATTCGAATACGGCAATTACGACAGCATCAAGGCCAAGGGCATGATCAACGTGCCCATCGGCGATACCCTGGCCGCGCGGGTCGCGGGCTTCTACCTCAACCGCGACGGATTCACGACCAATCTGTTCGACGATTCCCAGATCGACGGGCGCGATATGTATGCGGTGCGCGGATCGCTCCGTTTCGAGCCGACTGCGAGTACCACGCTCGACCTGATGGGCTTCTATTTCCGCGAAAACGACGACCGTTTGCGCATCCAGAAGCAATTGTGTCAGCGCGATCCGACGGGCGTGCTGGGCTGCCTTGCCAACCGGCTCGATTTCGACAAGACCAACGCCAATTCCACACTCGCGACCGTGCTGAGTTCGCAGGAATTGTTCCGTATCCAGGGCATTCCGGCCGCGCTCGGCCTGGGCAGCGTCTATGGGCGTGACGGCTATGCCGGTTTCGACGAGCCGGACGATGTCCGCACCGTCAACACCGCCTTCACGCCGGATTATTTCGCCGACGAATTGCAGGTGCAGGCGCATCTCGACCAGGAGGTGGGTTCGATGAACCTGTCGCTGACCGGCATCTATCAGGAAACCTCGGTCGATTCGCGGCAGGATTACAATCTCGGCGTGCTCGACCGGTCGGGCTATGCGACCGCGCTCAACACGCTGGCCTTCTTCGCCGCGAACGGCGTGCCGACTTTTCCCGGATCGAACGCCTATTTCGCGCCGATCGCCGCAGCATTGACGCCGCAGGGGCCGGGTGGGCCGCTCTGCACCTCGGACAATGACGACGGCAACCGCGGCGCCTTCGAAGGCAATTCGCTGTGCTCCAGCGTGCCTCTCGCCTTCGACAGGTCCAATCAGGACCAGACTGCCTGGTCGGCGGAAGCGATCCTGAGCAGCGATTTCGACGGGCCGTTCAACTTCCTGATCGGCGGCATTTATGCCGAGACGGAGGTAAGCGAGAACAGCTATTACGTGAATTCGTTCGGCCTCGATTACGCGACCGCGATCCTGGGCACGTTCTCCGCGTTCGCCCGCGGCCTGCCGCCGTCCTACCTCGCGACGTCGATGTATCGGAACAACACGACCGACTTCAAACTGGAAAGCTTCGGCATCTTCGCGGAAGCCTATGTCGACCTGACCGACCGGCTGAGCTTCACTGGCGGCATCCGCTACAACGACGACAGCAAGACCGTCGCGGCGCGCACCACGCTGGCCAATTTCCTCAATCCCTTCAGCAATGACGGCGATCCCTTCGATTCGCCCTTCGTCGGCACGTTCGATGCCGATGCGAGCACGCCGGGCAATCAATTGTTGCAGGAACGTAGCGTATCCTTCGACGCGATCACCGGGCGCGCCGTGCTCGACTACGAGATCTCGCCCGACCACAATCTCTATGTCAGCTATTCGCGGGGCTACAAATCGGGCGGGATCAATCCGCCGGTCGCACCGGAATTCAACGTCAACGAATTCTTCGGGCCGGAAAAAGTCGACGCCTTCGAGATCGGGTCGAAAAACATATTCCTGAACGGCGCCGCGCAGATCAATCTCACGGGCTTCTTCTACAAATACAAAGGTTTGCAGCTTAGTCGCATCGTGAACCGGACATCGGTCAACGACACGATCGATGCCGATATCTACGGCGCCGAGCTGGAGACGGTGTTCCGCCCGAGCGACGATCTGCTGATCAACATGAATTTGAGCGTCCTCAACGCCAAGGTGGCGGGCGACCAGTTCTTCAGCAATCCGCGCGATCCGGGCGGCGGCGATCCCAATGCGGTCATCATCAAGGATATCTCCAACGGCTCGCTCTGCGCGGTGACCGGGGCAGGGGCGCGTGCCTTCGTCTCCGCCGTCAATCCGGCGCTGGGCCTGCGTGCGCCGACCGCGTTCCCGTCGGATGGCGGCATCGCGTCGACCGGCGCTTTCTCGATCTGTTCGGTGCTGTCGCAGCAGGCGGCGGCGATCGGCCAGGCCTTCGGCGGCATCCAGGTGCTGAGCCCGGGGGTCGAGGTCAATCTGCGCGGCAACAAGCTGCCCCAGGCCCCCAATCTCAAGGCCTCGGTCGGCGCGCAATACACCGTCCGCTTCGATAACGACATGAGCCTGGTCCCGCGCTTCGACCTTGCGCTGACGGGCGAGCAGTTCGGCAATGTCTTCAACGGACGCGTCAACCGGATCGAACCCTTCGTGCAGGCGAATGCGCAGATCCAGCTGAACGGACCCGACAACCGCTTCTTCGTGCGTGGGTTCATCCAGAACATCTTCGACGCGAACTCGGTCACCGGGCTTTACGTGACCGATGCCAGCTCGGGGAATTTCACCAATATCTTCACGCTCGATCCGCGCCGCTACGGTATCGCGGTGGGGGCGAGCTTCTAG
- the virB11 gene encoding P-type DNA transfer ATPase VirB11 — MSAEIHPFQGQPEDTDPAPVIGERSVYLDAYLAPFREWLDRDTVTEILVNGPGEVWVEDSAQPGMQCHRIPEIDDRLIQRLAEQVARVSHQGINREHPLLGATLPDGARVQFCGPPASRRHWAMAIRRHRRLDLPLDAYDRGPLRPATQGAMPDPQKEPIPFLREAIRQRRTILISGGTSTGKTTFLNAMLGEIPKHERVVLVEDTPELKLPGENGVGLVAVKGELGEAKITSNELLQAALRLRPDRIVLGELRGSESVSFLRAINTGHPGSFSTIHANSLRGALEQLSLMVMQTGIGLTRSDTIAYAASVIDVLVQLGRDDRGGRGISQISLSADLV; from the coding sequence ATGAGCGCCGAGATCCACCCTTTCCAGGGCCAGCCCGAGGACACTGATCCCGCCCCCGTTATCGGCGAGCGCAGCGTCTATCTCGACGCCTATCTCGCCCCTTTTCGCGAATGGCTGGACCGCGACACCGTCACCGAGATCCTCGTCAACGGGCCGGGCGAGGTGTGGGTGGAGGATAGCGCGCAACCGGGGATGCAGTGCCATCGCATTCCCGAGATCGACGATCGGCTGATCCAGCGCCTCGCCGAACAGGTCGCGCGCGTCAGCCATCAGGGGATCAATCGCGAACACCCGCTTCTGGGCGCGACTCTGCCGGATGGCGCGCGCGTGCAGTTCTGCGGCCCGCCCGCCTCGCGCCGCCACTGGGCGATGGCGATCCGCCGTCACCGCAGGCTCGACCTGCCGCTCGACGCCTATGATCGCGGGCCGCTGCGCCCGGCGACGCAGGGCGCCATGCCTGACCCGCAGAAGGAACCGATCCCCTTCCTGCGCGAAGCGATCCGCCAGCGGCGCACCATCCTGATCTCGGGCGGCACCAGCACGGGCAAGACCACCTTTTTGAACGCCATGCTCGGCGAGATTCCGAAGCATGAGCGCGTGGTTCTGGTCGAAGATACGCCCGAATTGAAACTGCCCGGTGAAAATGGCGTCGGCCTCGTCGCGGTGAAAGGCGAATTGGGCGAGGCCAAGATTACCTCGAACGAATTGCTCCAGGCGGCGCTTCGCCTCCGGCCCGACCGGATCGTGCTGGGCGAATTGCGCGGGTCGGAAAGCGTTAGCTTCCTGCGCGCGATCAATACCGGCCATCCGGGCAGCTTTTCCACCATCCACGCCAACAGCCTGCGCGGCGCGCTCGAGCAATTGTCGCTGATGGTGATGCAGACCGGCATCGGCCTCACCCGCAGCGACACGATCGCCTATGCAGCGAGCGTGATCGACGTCCTCGTCCAGCTGGGCCGCGACGATCGCGGCGGGCGCGGGATCAGCCAGATATCGCTGAGCGCCGATCTCGTCTGA